In Vigna angularis cultivar LongXiaoDou No.4 chromosome 8, ASM1680809v1, whole genome shotgun sequence, the DNA window TAAAACACCCAAATTAAAAGGCCCAAATTCTTGAAAAccgtaaaataaaaaatcatattaaaacaaaataaaactggCCCATGCAGGTCTCGAACCTGCGACCTTCGCGTTAATAGCACGACGCTCTAACCAACTGAGCTAATAggtcatttatttacaaaatttcaaataaaataaaactaactaaataaaaattgaagtgATTATTTAAAGAGAATAGAAAATCGAAAGATAGAAGGAAGAAAATGGATAACATCACAGCAAGTGAAATAGCTGGCTTGGCAGTGGGTGCTCTCCTCTTATCTGCCACCGTTGCTGCCACCAAAGTTGAtgccttcttctcttcttctcaacGCAGGTTTTCTCTCTCAAACCCTATTTATATATGTGTGATTCTTTTTCAAGAACTGCTTCGTTATTTGATTCTGTGCCATTGTGTTGAATCTTTCACAAACCTTTGAATTGTATTGCACGAATGATGAAGTGAATTTCGATAACTAGATTTTGAACGGTGTTGAGGAATAAATATAACGCAGTAGATTCTGCAGAAAAATCAGGAGAAAATGTTGTAAACAAACCCTGCAGTGAGAAATTGGTGCTTTTGTTTTTTGATATCCTCTCTTTATTGACACCGCAATGTTTTACTTACAGCTCATTGGGGATGTGCAAGCGATGTGGCAACCTGAGGAGATTGTCTTGTTCCACCTGCAAAGGAACCGGGTCTATTAGAGAAGGGGGATTGCTTGGTATTAAACCTCTTGAGGATTTGTTTGAAACAATTGATAACAGTGAATCAAAGGTGAAGCAGATAGCATGTGTAAAATGTCAAGCCAAAGGTTATTTTTCATGTCCTAATTGTTCTCAACTATAACCACTCTGATTTAATCTTCTCTGTCTCCAATTATAGCATTATGAATTATGAATACAACTCCTCACATGTAGAGGTATGAAAccccattttcttcttctcctgcTATAAAATCCCTTTATACCTTGTTTCTAAAACTggtataatttgtaattttgtataCTGCTTTGCCGGGTTTCTTGGTGTGTTTTGTTAAACAGATGTTTTCATCTGTACTAATCATTGTTCTTGATTTAAAAGTTTTGAACCCATTTATGTGTGCTAAATTTGGTACACTTCTTTAGTTCCTTCTATTAAGATTTTGTGCATCTGTTTAGTCTGTGGACAACATGTTAGAGCAGTCATGCGGTaagaaaaattcagaaatagCACTAGAAACCAAGTCACAGTTTCATTCAAAGCATTAGACTGAATCCCTGAGATTATAACATTATGCAGTTTTGGCAACCATAAGTCATTTTCTTATCACTAGGAAACCATTCATGTAAGACTACTAATATTGCTGCAATTTTCATACTCAAGTTTGAACATTAAAATCGCATATAAGTAAAAGAAGATTACTAATATTGCTGCAATTTTCATACTGCCAAGTAATACCAAAAAGTCTTTTCCATAgcatgattttttaattttactataaaaaacGATCAAAATAACTCATGAACATGAATGTGTTGCACTCTCCAATAGGGAAGCTTCTATCACTGTTACGTCCATCTCCTCTTTTGTTACTGTA includes these proteins:
- the LOC108345214 gene encoding uncharacterized protein LOC108345214 — encoded protein: MDNITASEIAGLAVGALLLSATVAATKVDAFFSSSQRSSLGMCKRCGNLRRLSCSTCKGTGSIREGGLLGIKPLEDLFETIDNSESKVKQIACVKCQAKGYFSCPNCSQL